The DNA region GAATGGAGATAGCCATACACCCAGGTATGTGTCTATGGATGAAGCAGATGAGTCAGGTGAGAGGGACAATCATTGGGGAGGAAGTCATACTTTGTCGTGtggtttgagaagatctgctTCAGTGGAGACGATTTTGGATTAGCCTAGGTTTATTTCTGTCACTGTCATAGAGCGTCATCTCCTGACCCATTCCTGATTCTTTtcatcatttgtgtatttttctccagtgattaattttcatatttacagTTAGAACCAAAATACTTGTCTTGGCTTGTAACAACCTGCATGACCTGATAACTCGTCCATTTTGGGGAGGTTTTAGGAAATCTGCATATTTCTGAGTAACTATATTAAGCCCTTTTAAAAGTGCTGGTTCTGTCCCTAGTCAGAAGTGTGTGGGTGGAGCTGTGAAAAAATTGCCAAACTTGTAGGCATACTGGGGCcagatgttttttgttttctgccatataaTTTCCAGTCCACTGGAAACTACACATATGACCTTAGAAATATCATACTCAAATTCTTCACTGTATAAGACACCtcactaaaatgagaaaatgtaaatCTGAATTTTATGTTAAAGATTCTCTTTTTTTACATGAACTAACATTAAATGTGTTAAGTATATTTGTCCCAATTCATTAATGctaaaatgctttaatatatttatttaactcacAGAGTTCTTAAACAAATTACTGACATTGGAGTTTGGAACATTTCCCACAGTACTTTTTTCTGATGGTTCTCCACTATTAAGTTTATAGATTATATAGAGACATCTTTAAGAACAAATTTTTCTGTTCCAAAATGctattttacaatgttatgttagttttgctatacagaaagaataagtaatacacatacacatttcctttcttgattagatttccttcccattgaggccaccacagagcattgagtagagttccccgtgTTCTCACCATATTTTTCAAGTCTCACTTCTCATTTGATTTGTTAAGAACTCTTACCTTATTAAATCTATCTTGTTTGTTATGAAACATCCCAGGACTTTATCATTTATGCCATCTATTTCTGATTAGTTCTAGCTCAATATCATTTACTATTTTAGACTCTATTAGAACATGCTCCGATAACAACATGAGTGGTAAGTGGGTTAAATAATAAGTAGGCATTAGCATTTGTGAAAACGATTTGTTTCTAAATTTGATTACTTCAAGCAAAAATTAATCATGACACTCCTCAACTTCTCCTCACTTCATTGTTCCTGCAGGTTTCTATCTTGACTTCTCCTCTGCACCATACTCCTTTGTCATCTCATCTTGTCCAAtgttctgtgtttgtggtctctgTTCTGCAGGCTGCAGATCCTAGTTCCTCTTGCTCTGGTGTCTGCTCCCTGGTGGGTGAGGTGGTCCAGAGACTTGTGCCCTTATGCCCTTGAGAGGGGCTTGATTGTTACTATTGTGACCAGAGTCTGCCCGGATATTGAGGGCCGCTTTGCCTTTCCTCTGTGGCTGTCACTGTCTGTGGCGGGGTCTGCTTCTTGATTGGTGGAGCAGAGGCCCCAGATCTGAAATTAGCTCTGCTCTGATCTGTGGTGCTTCTGATCTAGTGGGACTGGAGCAGACCCACTGGGAGGGAAGCCGCTGAGTGTTGCTCCTCTGGGGATGTTCTCCTCGGAGAGTGCCCTGCGTGTCATCTTTCATGTGCTGTGCGAGCTCGCCTGTCACCCTGTGTTGGCATTGATCTTGGCACCACCTGAACCATGGGTATGCTGGCACTTGACCCTGGTGTCTCTCAGATGTTGTTTTCACCAGGTCACCAGCAGAGATCCACTGTAGTCATATCCCAGGTGTACATTCATTGTTGAGCTGGACCCGCTGTTGTGCCATTGGGGCAATGTAGACTGTGACCTGGCCCAAATGCCTCATGTGCATGCCTACAACGTCTACAGTTGCTAAAGCCAGACTGGTCTTGACTGCCAGAGACTCATTTCCATCCAGATGTTCTCTTGGGGCTGAGTTTACCAAGCCAGTTGTGGGGTGGAACACCATGGTTTGTACAGATGCAAGGAGAGGTCTCAGCTCTTCTTGCTTAGTGGCAgggccttggggctcagctgtggtTTCAGCACCACCTGTGCATTGGGACCACCCACAGGCCTGTGCTCTGAAGGTGCCCCTGGAGCCCATGAGTCTACCCTGGTggagaggcagctggggaggaggaagcagctTTGGGGGTCGTGAGATCACCCACCTAGGTGGAGCCATTCCTAGTGCCTGGAGAGGCAGGGACAGGCACAGGGGCAGAGAGGCTGCAAGGAGGTTCTTCCCTTCAGGCATCACTCAACAGCACCGCtctgcttctctggtggttcaggcttcctccacaagcatcccatttgcagagctcctccctccctcccgtccACTCAGGATGTCTCCTCTCGGCCAACCGCagtcctctgcctgggtctgctctCCGAACCCCGcgttccagcacccagcccttgtctgcagtggaggacaccctctcaggctgggtgggcagggcaggggtcagTACCCTGCGCACAGGTCTCACTCTGTCCTGCACACTCGTGGCTGTGTTCTCTTCCCACAGAGGACGCGCTACCCGTCTGTCCCAACTGAACTCCCCccagtgaggggcttccctggatgtGGAGACCTCTCCTCTCTTCAGGTCCCCCCAGGGTTTTGAAGGTCCCATGctacttcttttcctcttccctttcctccatctctcccttgtcctacctggctcagcagggatctttcttgtcctttcagGTGTCCAAGTTCCTCTGCCCGTGTTCCTCAGGGCTCTGTGAGAAGTTTTCCACTTCAAGATGTATTCTTGATGCTTTTGTGGAGAGGGATGAACTCCACGTCTTCCgaatcctctgccatcttgactcCTTCTATCTCGGTTTTAGGCTTAATCTAGCCAAGTGTATGCcaattttatgtaaattgtaAACTATATTCCCCAAGAATAGTAAGTAAAATAACTTATCATTTGGTATCTTTCAGCTGTGTCTTCTCACGACACCCAGGGTTTGAGGACCCAAAAGCCAGGCTTAGAAGATTTACTCCCAACAGCAAAGCTAGgaatatatgaaagatttcacCTTGCAAATTTACATTTAACCAACGACTGGGAATCTATGAGGGCATATAAAGAGCGGAGAGCATGTTATGATGGACACAACCAAGTTGGTTCTGTTTCCCATAAAGTAAACATTCCCatcaaaagaaatcaaggatgtgaATCAAATAAGGAAAAACCAATTTCAGATGACGAATTTCAATCATTAACATTTGCAGATAAGTGTATATTTGTCAGCAAAGATCCACATCATCTTTtgaaacatacatgttctctgaaggtaaatgtggaaaatctggaaagtcatctagtctctactgcaaatactcattcaaaCCTATACTCTGAGCATAGCTGtctattaaatatacattcaaaCATGTCTGGAAACCAGAAAATTAAACATGAGGGGAAAAGTTCCCAATACAATCAATTTGAGGGATCCTTTAACAAGGGTTTCTTGTTCTTCAACCAGGAGCTATTGTCTCCTTGTTCCACAATCTGTAATGGTGATAATAATGGGAGACTACTTACTCAGCCATCATTGTTCAATACATATGGAGGTATAATTAGTGTGGAACAACTTTACAAGTGTAACAAAATGAGTAATGCCTTAAGCAGGAGCTCTACCCCCAATAATTACAAGAGTATGCATGATGGAATGAGAAGCTCTTCATGCAATGAACCTGGGCATAATGTTGATCAAGTCTCATATCTCGTGAAAGAACAGGGACATCAACTTTCAGATAAGAATTCTGAACATCATAAGTGTAGGGATATATTTTATCAAAGCTCATATCTTACTATTAATACTTATAACCGTATTGATGTTGGAGAGAAGACTTATAATTGTTATGATTATGGTAAGGTTTTTAACCAGTCTTCAAAAGTTATTCAACAGCAGAATATTCAGACTAAGCGGAAACATTGCAAGTGTAATACATGTGGAAAAGTCTTTAGTAGCTCACCAAATCTAAGTAGACATAGGAAAATTCATACAGGAaggaaaaatttcaaatgtatagCATGTGGCCAAACCTTTAATCAGAGTTCATATTTAACTGAACATCTGGGAATCCATGCTGGGGAAAAACCATAcgaatgtacagaatgtggcaaagcctttatctgCTGTTCATGTGTTACTCAACATCAGCAAATTCATACTAGGGAGAGACCTTATAAGTGTACAGCATGTGGGAAGGCTTTTAAGAAGAGTTCaactttaactcaacatcagcgaatccatactggggagagaccttataaatgtacagcatgtagCAAGGCGTTTAAGCAGATTTCAGCTTTAACTCACCATCAGCGAacccatactggggagagaccttataaatgtacagcatgtggcaaggcttttaagcaaaGTTCAGCTTTAACTCCACATctgcgaatccatactggggagagaccataTAAATGTACAgactgtggcaaagcctttatcaaTTATTCGCTTCTTACTCGACATCAacgaattcatactggggagacaccttataaatgtacagcatgtggcaagggtTTTAAGGAGAGTTCAACTTTAACTCAACAtcaacgaatccatactggggagagacctcaTAAATGTACCacatgtggcaaagcctttatccgTTATTCTTCTCTCACTCGACAtcaacgaatccatactggggagagaccttataaatgtatagcatgtggcaaggcttttaagcagagttcaaatttaactcaacatcagcgaatccataccggggaaagaccttataaatgtacagaatgtggcaaagcctttatctatttttcacttcttacTCAGCAtcaacgaatccatactggggagaaaccttataaatgtacagactgtggcaaagccttttcccagagtacaggtctttctcgacatcagagagttcatactgcaGAGAAATGTTAGAAATGCAAGGAATGTGGCAAAGCATTTCATCACAGCCATCACCTCACTCacaatcagagaattcatactgcaGAGAAACCCTAGAAATGAATCAGTAGTAAAAAACTTGGTCCTAaatatacaattttgaaaaaacgagtgttttctttggaaagttacatgaatgaaataaaaaaatgtagaaaactgcTTAATCAAACATCAAAAGTAACTCAATACTAGAGAATTCATACTAGAAAGCATGTCATTCGTACCACTTTTGTTGAATATTTACTCTAAGCAGAAACACTCTAGCAAGTATCCCATAAGTAAAATACATCCAAACTTGATATGTTAGTATGTATCACAAGATGAAGGGGTGGATATATGCAgaggtataattattattaatgtatcCCTGTTTATGTTAACGTTATTTGAGATTATTAAGGAACCAAAACGAATGTAATTCAACTCTGAAATTAGTACATTTTGTGATTtgtttctattgtatatatgaacTTATGTTGTTGATGGTTGTTGGCCAATGGTAAGAAAAGCCCTTCTATATGAAGTGggaatcatttacatttattctccAATTTATATGATTAAGAACATAGTCATGTTATATACACACTAAACCTCTGGATGGAGGTATTTCTCACTGATGTCAAACACCTCAGTGGTCACCATGATGTAAGTGTTCAGGGAATAATTCAAAGTAAGACAGAAGTTTGCTCTAAGTTTTCAGTAATTATGTCAGTTGCTTTTTAATCAAAACAAGGATAGTTCATGGAAATCGAAGGTATTTTTATAACAGCTACATAGAGAAATCATGCATCTTATCTGGCAGGCTTGAAGGAAGGACATCTTCTCTTCTGTCTGATGTAAGTATAGAAAACTCTTTCTGGAAAAGTCATTAATATAATGAATGTCCATCCATGTTTACTAAATTAGCCTCCATTTTGTAAACCATATCAATCACATTCTCAGATCATTTcatcagagaaacaggaaagtttTTAGAAGcttgaaatgtgtattttaatcaaGGATCAAAAAACAATTGTAAAAGGTTTTATTCCATCTGTGTAAAATTAATGTATCTTAATTAATAAAAGTCAATGGTTTTTCAGTGTTACAATTGATGTGGAATGAAGGAAGGGTTAATGCACCACCAGCATTAACCTCTCCCACCTATTTAAGGTTGCAGGAAAGGTAACGTAATGATAAACTATTTGAAGCAGAGGGCGATGGCATCTGTAGAAATTAGTTCCTTACTGCCGTTAAACCTCTCATAACTTCATATGTTTCCCACCATTTCTACGTTGTGTCTCCACTCCCATTTTTATCTACTTGGACATTGTGGTGGTTCTAGtaagaaggatcatacagagtactgttgagagctcccctgaactgctcgATGCAGTTGCTGCCTCAgcgtctgtctggggagcagacagcctgcaggtccttgaactcacagcagccagtcctgtgagcacctgccCTAGATGACCCCTTCCTTGGGAccagcagtcttgctgaaccccagggtcTACTGCACAGGCTCCCCTTCAGTGATCCCCTCATAGCTCACCAGCATCCTGCTGGTCTTTGTTTGAATGGACCCCTCCACACTCAGCCTGTGGGACCCACAGTACTTAACCCAGGGTCAGGTCTGAACCCCAAGTACTGGAATTTTCTCTGCTTGGTTCTATCCTTGTCCTTCCTCAGGGGCCCTCAAGGCTTGCTGTGAATTCTCTGAGGACCTGGAGTGATAAACTCACCTGGTGCAATTGTCCTTTGTTCTTCTGTTAGCTAAAACTTTTCAGGGGATCATTGAAGCAAATGTAAgtttaacaaagtcacaaaaagaataATCAAAAGCCATGTTGGGAAAATTCTGAACcaatatttataaaatcttaCCCTGTATAATTCTTAGGACATGTGTCTTGTAAGGCTTAAAGGAACTGTTTTCTCACGGCTTTGGCATACTttgaatgcaatatataaatatctgaagatatatacataatatgatttatataacacacattgaatacaagatataaatatctgaaggtaAGCATGTTAGCAGTGAGAAAACCAAGACAGaatatgtgagtgtatgtgtattcTTACACATTTAACTTAGAGAATTTAGAAATGCTAGATCAAAACTGGTCATTTCAGAATTGCAGATGATttactaaaaactataaaacttgtcaATTTGTTGATTAATCTGTTTTGTCTACTTTCatggaattcatttccttaaatgtcaggaggttatgttttttaaggaacttccacacgGTACACCCACGTgactgcaccagcttacattccctcCAGCCATGTAGGAGGTTCCCTGATCTCCAAGCCCCTTCAGCGTTTATGATGTTATTAGTGGGCTTTTTGCTCATTGTtcttctgactggcatgaggtcATACATCACTGTAGCTTTGCTCTGTATTTCTTATTGTTTATCACTGGTGAGCATCTTTCTTTTGCCTATTGCCCATGAAAAGAGCAAGCTGCCCCAcccagcctcagcagctgtggggcacaggcttagtctcCCCACAGAATGTGgagtattcctggaccagggatgaggcccttgtcccctgcactgtCAGATGGATTCTCCACCACCCGGTGACCAGTCTGTTTagctttttctccttttgagacatatatatatatatatatatatatatatatatatatatatatatatatatagaaatataattgctttacaatgttctgctGGTTTGTGCTGTATGACATCGTCAATCAGCAGTAAGTATACATAAATCTTctccctcttggccctccctcccgtGGTCTGCATTTCACCCCTCTACTCAGCACAGAccgccaagctgagctccctgtggtaaACAGCAGCTTTCCACCAGCTACCTATtttaaccatcagttcagttcagttgctcacttgtgtctgactctgcgaccccatggagtgcagcacgccaggtctccctgtccatcaccaactcctggagcttgctcaaactcatgtccactgagtcagtgatgccatccaaccaccccatcctctgtcggccccttcttctccccctttcaatctgtcccagcgTCAGGGgctcttcaaatgagtcacttcttcacatcagattgccaaagtattgaagtttcagcttcaacatcagtccttccaaagaatatcaggactgatttcctctaggatggactggttggatctccctgcagtccaagggactctcaagagtcttctccaacgtttTACCCATGgtggtgtacatatgtcaatggTACCCTTTCAATtggtccccctcttctcctgctgtgtccatgtctgatctctatatttgtgcaaataTTGTCTTAAcagatatgtatggaatttaaaaaatggtattgatgaacttatttactgaGCAGGAATATAGGCGCAGAGGTAGTTCTTAAGCTTTTGCATGTTAAGCTTTAAGGCATAAAATACATTGACAATCATTCCATGCATTTTACTGTTTTAGCCatgtgttctgggaaacaaactgactcagaaggacaatgcagatagtggagtgcagtttattacactggcggggcCAAGGCAGAGTCTCTTATCCAAGGTCCCCAAACAGTGGttgtgaaaactttatataccctaagtgtacttgctgaaacccacctccccaactccttgaaactagtctggacaaggtaaaagagagatatgatcaaagttaacccatgattcttGTGTCACAGGACTAaataaacagtggatatttatcaacaggcctgtggtcatatcccaataAACAGAATGGAAATTACCATTTTGTTGTATTACAGAGATAATTACCATATTCTTTTGGGCAACAgagtccaagtacaagtcctgaggctcttttatgggggggcagggtgggatctgattttccattggtatgccatttctatagacaccagggcacaaagttcagagtccactgggagggtgaccatgcCTTTAGCCTAATGCTCACAGCCTGGCCTAAGacggagtccagctctgtctgtttcctccttcattactaagtgaaagaagcccatttGAAAATGCTACAAAAAGTAGGATTTTTACAATAAGACTTTCTGGTGTAGGTAAATGTTcttatatgtgctcagttgtgtctgagtatcTGTgatcccaggggctgtagcctgccatgctcacCTCTCTCCATTGATTTCctaggaaaggatactggagtgtgttgccatctcttcctccaggggatcttcctgacctacggATCGAACCCGCATCACCTGGATGACCtgtatcagcaggcagattccttaccactcagTCACCTTGGAATCTagtaagaaataaagaagagattaaaaaggtcCATGATTACTGTAGGATTCAAAGGAGGGACTATGCATATCCTAAGTCTAGAGAACTTTCAGGACCATGAAATAATTTGTGTTAAACTGTCACGATGGACAcatgttattaaacatttatctagAGGTATGGAGTGCACATTCCTAAAACAGGAACAGAGGGTTGAACTAGAGGGTTTATCTATTTATTGCCCACGTAGATTCAGCAGTGGTAACAAATGCTCACTCTGGTGGGGAAAGCTAAGTAGGGAGATTGTCCACATGTGGGAACAACAGGTATATGGGAAATGTCTATACTTTATTCTCAAATCTGCAGTGAAATAAATCTTCTACAAAGTTGGTACTGGTGAATGCagactgaatattttttagaatatataatatgagaaagatgaatatgcttctatctttaatttttccttgctCATTATGCtttaaagatgtgggaaaataGAGCTCTCTAAATGGAGGAGACAACGAACTGTAGCAGTTGATTCATAAAACCTaggaaaacacacacaggaaGTAGAGCAACAACATTCTCAGGTGTTAATTCATGTTTAATGTAACTTATGACAACACGGATCATTACTTTCTTGGTTGGTCATCAGATAGCATTTAGGGCATCATTTTCAGAGGCATTTGGCTCTGCCCATAGGTACTGTGAACCTAGCGTgtccagctcagttcagttcagttcagttcaagtgCTCATtcgccctggactgcagcacgccaggcctcctgcttCCCCTGGTTTCTTCTCCAAGAAAGCGGGGATGGAAATGCCTCCAGGCTCCTGGTCTCTGAAGTTGGAGCTGCCAAGCTTGCAGAGAGGTGGTCACAAAGcaaatcattttgtgaaaacctgtgtccccaggctgcagaggcAGGTGAAAAAAAACTAAGGAAAGGGGAGATCTTTGGGAAGAATTCTGCAAGTAGAGCCTGGCAGGAACCCAAGacccccaggtgattcccaccactcacctctcccctcccagacCCCAAGGGTACAGGCAGGCTCTGGACCACCACACCCATCCTagaaagagcccctccccagggaatcaggttgaccttctttgtttctagaagttcccTCCCTAAACCCTCCCTTCCTGAGGTCTCAGGTGTGAGGTTTCCCCTCAGGGCTCTGAATGAGGGTCTtcctcttacatttttttctcaacCCTCCTAGGGTGGGTCCGGTAGTACAGAAGGAGGGTCCACTGTCTCTCGTGAACTGTTCTCTGTAACTcgaaaaggaagaagaactagCCCGGACGATCTGCAAATAGTGTAGAGCACCAGGATGCGATTAGCAGTATCAGGTTAGTCTTGATTCCCCACTACAGATTGGGAACACAGAAAGTCGAGAAGGAGCTCAGAAAAGggtgagggaaacaggaaaactttttcttctctttccctgcagCAGTTGCAGGTTAAACAGCTGCATGGAtgcctttgaaggtattttctcaagatgcagatgTGAGTTTGCGACgtaacatccccagagaagacgcagagcaggaggaagaagaggaggaaatggcagcttctcaggtacgTGTCCTGTCCCGGGTgtggggctgtgtctgcttttcttcctgaaatgcctGGACTGAGAACCTGCACACCTTTAGTTCTCTGCTTCTAACTTTTCTGCCTGGGTGTTTGTTatcaacttctttattttttcttttcttcttatcatAGTGAAGCCTGGCTCTTTAGACCACTTCTCCCTTTGGTCCCCGAATCTTGTCTCCCTTGTCTGTATCCTGGCTTTCTACGGAGCATGACGAATTCTCAACTTATGAATTAGCGACTTTCAACTGGTGAATATATTCCCTTTGTGAGAGAGAAACACGGAGAGGCACTGGTATCCGAGATTCCCATTGGGATGTGGTTCGGTGTTGGGATCTTAGGGAACTAGGGGAAATGCCATGATGAGTTTACATGTGGATGCAATTTCAGCTCTTTAGGAGTTAGAAAATGCCCTTATATATTGAATAAACTCAGTGATccagaatttttcagaaaatgctcagaaataaaaagaaaactaggagatACTGTCCTCTGTAATGCTAAGACTTACTAGTTAAACTCGTTGTTAGGTAggtagaatagggaaaaagagtccaaaatggcggtggctaaaagacctggaagggaaagcccgcgaaaatagaacaaggaAGGTCtgggactggagtgagaacctcgggtaaaacaaacaacgcGCCTGCCTAGGCCGGATTT from Cervus elaphus chromosome 4, mCerEla1.1, whole genome shotgun sequence includes:
- the LOC122691429 gene encoding putative protein ZNF720 is translated as MSFVFQGLLTFQDVTIDFTQEEWECLDLGQRELYRDVMLENYGNLACLGLVVSKPDLVTFLEQMKDPWDVRRMEIAIHPAVSSHDTQGLRTQKPGLEDLLPTAKLGIYERFHLANLHLTNDWESMRAYKERRACYDGHNQVGSVSHKVNIPIKRNQGCESNKEKPISDDEFQSLTFADKSEYSD